From a region of the Latilactobacillus sakei genome:
- a CDS encoding TetR family transcriptional regulator, producing MDTKQNLAQNLKLLMATTPVDHITVNQLTHQANVARNTFYYHFADINELVAWIYNREIVSQLAAYQKEQDWAKGLDLLLRYIETNRQFCLNTFHSLNRDLLGRFLYRVAFNMVTGVVDDLQPACPPTLRDEMANFYGWALATQIIQWLVTNLQESKVEFYQRMHRMLNGTLQQVLDNNR from the coding sequence ATGGATACCAAACAAAACTTGGCCCAAAATCTGAAACTACTAATGGCAACGACACCGGTTGATCATATCACTGTTAATCAGTTGACGCATCAGGCCAACGTTGCCCGTAATACTTTTTATTATCATTTTGCCGATATTAATGAGTTAGTCGCGTGGATTTATAATCGCGAGATTGTGTCTCAACTGGCGGCCTACCAAAAAGAACAAGATTGGGCCAAGGGGTTGGATCTTTTGTTGCGTTACATTGAAACCAATCGTCAATTTTGTTTAAATACGTTTCACTCCCTGAATCGCGACTTATTAGGCCGGTTTTTATACCGCGTTGCGTTTAACATGGTCACTGGGGTTGTTGATGATCTGCAACCGGCTTGTCCACCGACCTTGCGTGATGAAATGGCCAATTTTTATGGTTGGGCGTTAGCGACACAGATCATTCAATGGTTGGTGACCAACCTACAAGAATCGAAAGTTGAATTCTATCAGCGGATGCATCGGATGTTAAATGGCACCTTGCAACAAGTACTAGATAATAATCGTTAA
- a CDS encoding galactoside O-acetyltransferase has translation MHETDDAFRAMTNGEWYFDSAVTIQKRDATRLALQKAGQILDNDARMATIQKLLGHTGSDFFIETGFEFSFGQNISIGDHFYANRNVIICDEAPVTIGNYCKFGPGVSLLTPYHPIDPQERATKKEISSAITLGDHVWLGANVTILPGITLGNNVVVGAGSVVTKSYPDNVILVGNPARILREIPSVQ, from the coding sequence ATGCACGAAACTGACGACGCTTTTAGGGCGATGACCAACGGGGAATGGTATTTTGATTCAGCGGTCACTATTCAAAAACGGGATGCAACCCGCCTTGCCTTACAAAAGGCCGGCCAAATCTTAGATAACGATGCACGGATGGCCACCATCCAAAAATTACTCGGCCACACCGGTAGCGACTTTTTCATCGAAACCGGTTTTGAATTTAGCTTCGGCCAAAATATTTCAATCGGCGACCATTTTTACGCCAACCGTAACGTCATTATTTGCGATGAAGCACCGGTGACGATTGGCAACTATTGTAAATTTGGGCCGGGGGTCTCTCTTTTAACCCCCTACCACCCAATCGATCCCCAAGAGCGCGCCACCAAAAAAGAAATCTCTAGCGCGATTACGCTTGGTGATCATGTCTGGTTAGGCGCCAATGTCACCATTCTACCCGGAATTACACTCGGCAATAACGTTGTCGTTGGTGCGGGCAGTGTCGTCACAAAATCCTATCCGGATAACGTGATTTTAGTCGGTAATCCCGCACGTATCTTGCGAGAAATCCCTAGCGTTCAATAA